From a region of the Lactuca sativa cultivar Salinas chromosome 4, Lsat_Salinas_v11, whole genome shotgun sequence genome:
- the LOC111882459 gene encoding IAA-amino acid hydrolase ILR1-like 6 — MEHRIIFFLSLSTVAAAAFSGNNHGYSYLEPTSFQISDTESLRNTTLFVFPPHRLLQTPSDSCRVWSEACSEEILSMAKRPQNVQWLKSLRRKIHENPELAFQEFETSKLIRNELQKMEIGYRFPLAITGIRATIGTGEAPFVALRADMDALPIQEAVEWEHKSKVPGKMHACGHDAHVTMLLGAAKILKSREHLLKGTVVLIFQPAEEAGNGAKKMMADGALENVEAIFAAHVSHQHETGVIGSRPGPLLAGCGFFKAIIQAKTGSVNPVLAASATVISLQGIVSREANPLDSQVVSVTTFDGGDDLNVMPDSVVLKGTLRAFSNTSFYQLIQRIEEVIVQQASVFRCSATVDFFKKESTIYPPTVNDERMYEHVRKVAMELVGPASFMVVPPMMGAEDFSFYSEAVPAAFFYIGIMNETLGSTHTGHSPYFMIDEDVLPVGAATHAAIAERYLNELTR, encoded by the exons ATGGAGCACCGTATCATCTTCTTTCTCTCCCTTTCCACTGTCGCTGCTGCCGCGTTTTCCGGCAACAACCATGGCTATTCATACCTGGAACCTACTTCTTTCCAAATCAGTGATACCGAATCCTTGAGAAACACAACTTTGTTCGTTTTCCCACCTCACAGACTACTACAAACGCCTTCCGATTCATGCAGGGTATGGTCGGAGGCTTGCTCTGAGGAGATTTTGTCGATGGCGAAACGACCGCAGAACGTACAGTGGTTGAAGTCGTTGAGGAGAAAAATACATGAAAACCCAGAGCTGGCGTTCCAGGAGTTTGAGACGAGTAAACTCATTAGAAACGAGTTGCAGAAGATGGAAATTGGTTACCGGTTTCCGTTGGCGATCACCGGAATCAGAGCTACTATCGGCACAGGTGAAGCTCCGTTCGTCGCCCTCAGAGCTGATATGGATGCGCTGCCTATTCAG GAAGCGGTGGAATGGGAGCATAAAAGCAAAGTTCCCGGGAAAATGCACGCTTGCGGCCATGACGCACATGTAACGATGCTTCTTGGAGCTGCCAAGATCTTGAAGTCTCGAGAGCATCTTTTAAAG GGGACTGTCGTACTTATCTTTCAACCAGCGGAAGAAGCCGGTAATGGTGCCAAAAAGATGATGGCCGATGGTGCTCTTGAAAATGTCGAGGCAATCTTTGCGGCTCATGTTTCACACCAACACGAGACTGGTGTGATCGGGTCAAGGCCCGGCCCACTTTTGGCAGGCTGTGGCTTCTTTAAAGCAATTATCCAGGCCAAAACTGGATCTGTTAATCCAGTTTTGGCTGCCTCTGCAACTGTCATAAGTTTGCAAGGGATCGTGTCACGAGAAGCAAATCCCCTCGATTCCCAGGTTGTGTCTGTTACAACCTTTGATGGCGGTGATGACCTTAACGTGATGCCCGATTCCGTTGTTTTGAAAGGAACCTTAAGAGCGTTTTCAAATACTAGTTTTTACCAACTTATTCAAAGAATCGAAGAG GTGATTGTACAGCAGGCAAGTGTTTTTAGATGCTCGGCAACAGTGGATTTCTTCAAGAAAGAGTCGACGATATATCCACCAACAGTCAATGATGAGAGGATGTACGAACATGTGAGAAAGGTGGCGATGGAGCTTGTCGGTCCGGCGAGTTTCATGGTGGTGCCGCCAATGATGGGTGCTGAGGACTTCTCATTCTACTCTGAGGCAGTCCCTGCAGCGTTCTTCTATATTGGGATAATGAATGAGACATTGGGTTCCACACACACCGGACATTCCCCGTATTTCATGATCGATGAAGATGTGCTTCCTGTTGGAGCTGCAACTCATGCTGCCATTGCTGAAAGATATCTTAATGAACTGACACGATGA